The sequence TCACCCCCTGATATGACAACAACTGGGAAAGGGGAGAAGCAATTCCATCCATCTTCCCCTCCTTAGGGGATTTCGACCTCTTCTTTGGAAATCTCTCATGCTGCTGCCCACCTTCTGAAGGGGAAAAGGTAGTGCTTCTTCTGTGCCCAATCAGTGGCTTCCCATACACACAAGCTTGAAAAAGGTGCCACCAATTCCTCCTGGAAACAGTCACTAGTTGAGATCACAAATTGTGCATACACCCCATCCGAAGCTGGATCACTGGAGACTGTCCGAGAAGGAAGAGTTAAAACTTCAGGGAGACATGAAAACTACACTTCCGCAGATGAGGTTAACGCCCCTTAGCGCTCGCAAGCGCCATTGAGTGCATCCAACTTTCGGATGAAGAAAATTCTTATAAGGTTGAGCCTCATGATCTCGCATGTCCCAGAGCCCACTTATGCCTCTAAAGCAAAACCAGGTCTTGAGGTAGTTCCTCACTCTTGTGCTTGTGCTAAGGTATGCACACACACTCCAGAGTGTACTTAAGCTTCTGAAGAAGAGCTATCTTCTTGAGGTAGATCCTCATTATCCCCTAAAGTGTTCTTACTTTTCTAAAGAATACAGTAGTTAGCTCTAAAGGTTAACCCTCGGCTTTGCACTAAGGTGTGAGACACCCCAGAATGCATCCACTATTCTAAAGAAGAAAGCAATTCTGTGGCTGATACTCACTCTCGCATATGCTAAGGCACATTTGCACAGTAAAGAGTGCTCCCACCATTCCGATGAAGAGCTTGATGGAGAAGTGGTTTCTCAGTTCTGTGTGTGTGCCCCATGGTGTTTCGACTTCTTGAAGAGGAACTGGCTTATGAGTTGCATACTCATTCTTGTGAGCGTACCCCACTAAGAGACAGCTCCCTCTTATCCATAAGAGGTTGAGAGTACAGTTACTCTTGCCTCTTGGTGACTCTCCTGTGCTTGCACACAAACCTGTGGACAGGGGCACCCATCAATTTGTCAGTGCCATCCAGGCTGCAATAGCAAACTCATAATTTTGTTATCACATGGTGAAGACTCTTATGCTCCTATTTTCGAGCACTTCGGTTTACACCCGCTTATCTATTATGCAGCGCCCACCTAGAAGCAATAGTGAACCTGGACATTCATGGTCTCCCGGAGCGTCGTCTGCTCCTGTTCATGTGCATCCCGTGTGTCCGAGCGAGCTCTTGTTCACAAGACCTTGCCTACCAGACTGCTATTAAGAACAAAACCCCATACTCCTTATCAAGAACCCTTTGGTTTAAAAGTTTGATCTGTTTCAGGAGCAAGTTCGAAACCTAAAATGctcttattttagaataatttttccCTCACGAAATAAATAAATTCGCAAGTGTCGGAACGCACGAGTTCCCCTAGAAGTACTGGCTAGGCTTAGGGGATTCCCAGCCACCCgccagtaactactgacaccttgTTATAATTTTCAACAGCCGAGTTTCCATCTTCACTGAAGTACTCCAATTAACGGACTgaatgtttgtatagttagaaaaagtaaaaattatttaagaaaatttttgatCTTATAATTTCTGAATTTTTATCAGGTAGAATAAGAAAgcttttttaatatttaacttcTAGTATAATAGCGGTAGCGTTAGTATTTAATTACTAGCTTAATAAGTTTAATAACAGTAGGGTTTTCATTTAGATACTAATGTAATAGCAGTATAGTAAGCTGTCTttttttcatacacaaatacaaatcatCATCTTTAAATAGATGTATGCCTTATGCAAAATGTAACAGTCAATACGATTTAATAAGGTAGTTATAACTACCGGCAGGTAATGAGGAAGCCCTGCCCTTCTGTAAGTTATCAAGACTAGCGCTTTCGACATATGCCGGAAGCAGCACACATACTCTTGCTGCCTCTTAAATTTTGGCGGTTTCAATTTTTCACTTTCTCTTTCTCGGAAACAGAGGATTTTTATCCAAGGTGTTAAAAAGGAACTTCATGCTCTACTTGCAACCCCTAACACAGTTCTTGAGCTGGAACATGATACTTAATGTTTTAGTAGTTGGATACATGCATTATCAAAATAATACTAGTTATGAGAATTGTTAAGGTGTTGATACAACACTCAAAAGTTACTGCTAACTCCAAGAAAATAAATTGCATTTTTACTGCCTTTTTACAGCAAAGAAAAAATCACAAGTACCAGTAACTTCTCTATACACGAACTTAATATTTTAAGAATGTTCTTATAGAAAACCCTCAAAACATTAATTAGGGAACAATGGTCCCTTTTGCACAAAAATTAAACGGAAGATATTACACTGGTAAGACCAAAGTTGACATATTGGTAGTACATCCTGAAGGTGTTTAGGGAGAGGCACAAAATTATCTCTTGGTGCAGCGGAGCTGCTCAAGAGCAAGAAAGATAATGCATAGCATTAGAGACTGCTGTAGTAAAATTCTTTTAACTGATATTTCTGGGAAAATAAGGCATTTTATGATATGAGTTTATTGTGAATTAAAAGATGATGAAAACAAACTTTAAGTCTAACCAGACTCACTTACAGCAGGCTTaaagtttgttttcttcttcttctttgtctgcatcttttcccacttttatgtcgggttgatgtttctggctagcattctccatctacctcttttccacactggccagaaacatcgaccccacataaaagtggaaaaagaagcagacaaagaagaagaagaaaacaaactttAAGCCTGCTGTGAGTGAGTCTGATTAGGCTACTGAAATGTATTTTATAATGATGAAAACACAAACCTCAGAAATTAAATGTTGGGGCTTTAGTGTAAGTACAGTTAGGCTTCCAATATTTGGATACTTCAGTCAGTCTTCTGACTTGAAACTTAATTGTTTTTATCTGACACTGGATCACTGGATCCTGTGTGTAGCCTATCTCACCACCTTTGCCCTTTCTCCCTACACTAGCTACATGGATACTTACCTTTTAGTAAGGGTATTATAGGGTCCATTTTTTCGGAACAAGGTGTGCCAGTCATTACTGTCTAACTTTAGATTGTGTTCCTCTCCATATTGTCCCAGTACCTTAGTTATTCTTCGTCTTTACAAGTGACATGATTGTTTTGACAAGGAAGTACCGTACTCCAGGTTGTTATCTATGATGCTACTTTTAATGGACTGAAGTCAGTTCGTATTTATGATGCTATTTTTAATGGGTTGAAGTTAGTTTGGTATTCATGATGCTATTTTTAATGGGTTGAAGTCAGTTTAGTATTAATGATGCAATTTTTAATGGGTTGAAGTCAGTGTTGGTATCTATGATGCTATTTTTAATGGGTTGAACTCAAGAGTTAGGTATCTATGATGCTATTTTTAATGGGTTGGAGTCAGTGTTTGGTATCTATGATGCTATTTTTAATGGGTTGAAGACAGTGTTGGTTGTTGGTATCTTTCATGCTATTTTTAATGGGTTGAAGTCAGTGCTTGGTATACATGATGCTATTTTTAATGGGTTGAAGTCAGTGTTTGGTATCTATGATGCTATTTTTAATGGGTTGAAGACAGTGTTGGTTGTTGGTATCTTTCATGCTATTTTTAATGGGTTGAAGTCAGTGCTTGGTATACATGATGCTATTTTTAATGGGTTGAAGTCAGTGTTTGGTATCTATGATGCTATTTTTAGTGGGTTGAAGTCAGTGTTGGTATCTTTCATGCTATTTTTAATGGGTTGAAGTCAGTGCTTGGTATACATGATGCTATTTTTAGTGGGTTGAAGTCAATGTTTGGTATCTATGATGTTATTTTTATTGGGTTGAAATCAGTATGGTATCTGTGATGCTAGTGTTAGTGGTTAAAATAATGGGTTGAAGTCAGTTTTTGGTATCTATGATGCTATTCGTAATGGGTTAGAATCATAGTTTGGTATCTATGATGCTATTTTTAATGGGTTGAAGTCAGTTTTTGGTATCTATGATGCTATTCGTAATGGGTTAGAATCATAGTTTGGTATCTATGATGCTATTTTTAATGGGTTGAAGTCTGTGTTTGGTATCTATGATGCTACAGTATTCTTAATGGGTTAGTCATATTTGGTATCAGTGATGCTATTTTTAATGGGTTGAAGTCATTAACTCACCTTAATTGTGGAAGGAGATTACTGTTTTAACATAGATATGGGTTGGATCAGTAACTGATGTAAATATTAGAAGGTAGTGTTATGGGTTTTTCTTCAGTGAAAATTAATTGTGTGTGAATAAAGTATATACTACCCTGATACATTGTAGGGAGATGCTATTTAATATACTTTGCAGATAACAAAAATGATAGTTTGGGTTCATTAAGTTGATTGTCATTGTAGTGTGTACTCATGGGATGTAAGGAAAGAATTTTATTTAAATGTTCATTGTGGTTTCATTACTTATGACTAAAGATACTTGTATATGTGCTGTTTTATTTTGATAAGAATGTTAAACTGTGTATCTTTTTGCAGGGATATTTTGGGAGCTGAAGTTAGCGGTGTTGAGGCTTTACCCGAACATGGCGTGTATACAGTATTTGTTAAGCTTGACAACACCAAGCTGGAGCTTCTACATCCCCTTGGGGAAAACAGTCCTATTCAGGTACCGTATGTAATTTACTGTGATTTGAAATGTAAAGTATATAGTGATTGGATTATTGATAATGTTGCTTATTTCACCACAAATCCATTTCTTTACAATAGCCTAATCTGTGGTGGCATCATCTCCCCCCAAAAGAAATCATATTTTCCACAGTCAATAGGGAGGACGCAAAGATGAGGTTGAAAGTAGGATAGAAGTTGCCCGAGGGAAACAGCTGTAGATGACCATGGGTATTGTAACAAGGAAGTGCCAGATAAGGTGAAAATCATGATCTATAATGTACCAGAATCAGACCAGTGATGATGTATGACTTGGAAACTTGTTTTAAAGAACAGAAGCCGTTGTAAATAGAAATGAAGATGTTGTGGTATGTTTTAGGGATCTCAATGTGTGAGAGTCTGACAAATGGAGAAGTTTGAAGTAAAGGATGGTGTGGTTTGAACATTTAGTAAATGATGACCAGAAATTTTACCGTAGGCCCTGTGGCCACAAGGGATTTTTCTGCAAATTGTtttataaggtaaaaaaaaaagacatgcagtcATGTAATACGTTGGCCTTTGATAATTAGCATTCTCTGTACTTAATAAAGATTTGAGTAAATAATTTTTAAACAAGAACAAGCAATTCTATTACTATAGTTTTAAAATAGTGGTTTTTAGATACAAAATGCTTGGAAACTTTTTGTTATACGACAGTTGAGAAGATGACGTCAGTAGAATTTTAATTTATGGCGGTAATTCTGGATGAGGTGGCTTTGGTAAAATTACAAAGATTGGGCTTGTGATGAAATACAAGCAAGTGTAGCCTTGATATTTGTTactaggtactgtatatatattaacaattctTACAGATGAAGTCTGACGCTGAAAGCAACCGAGGCAAAGATTCCTAGGTCCGTAGTAAGGATGAGTTGGCGGGTAGGGTGGAAAGTTAAGATGTAGGCAAAGAATTAGATAATTTACTAAAATGAAAGTTAATTTGGAGAATGCTGTGGTTGAGGAAGATATTTCTGAAATAGTTGGAGGAGACGCACCAAAGCAATTGACCGCTAAGGTTAAGGATAACAATGGCAATGAAGTGGTTTGGGTAAACTACTTTTTATAATTACATTTACAGTATTGATTTGTGTGGGAACTTGTCTAGATTCATTAGATTGCATAATTGTTATGAGTTATAGAGGCActattcatatcatatacaatttTGATAATGTCTTTGGAGTGTGATTTTATATGTTAAgtcaattatattatattttccttgGGTTTCTTTAACATATGAATAACATAATTTATTCTGTGGAAAGATACAGTATTAGACAGCATCATGGCCTTTTGGCTTGCTCCATTGGAGTGTATGCTTACAGTATTATATTgacttaatactattattaattcaGTTCATATCTTGGATATCTTTGGTACGTGTCAACCACTCTCCTGTCATGATATATTGTATGGTGGTCTGTAAGAGTAAGGAACCTTTGCTGTGTTAAGTTGCTCTGTGGTTTTGAAAATTTCCATGGATTCTATAAGAGAAGGGTAGTAACATTTTAACTTCCACAAATCTTGACTATAAAGGTACTAGCCATTGATCAAAGGTTATCACCAGTTGGATAAGTATTATAACAGAGCTCATTAATCGGCCACTTCTGTCTTAGATAGCCATCCAACATTTCAAATTGAAAGGATTATATGCTGTGGAATAAACTTCCTAATCAGGCACTTGGATTGGTGGCATTTGGaatttcaaacttacagcgaatatttttatgttgaacaggctgacataagtctcccttcatagtttatatatgagagatcagtTGAATGTTTGTTATTGATCTTCAGGTAATTTCTATTAATTAGTCATTGCTTCTTATGCAGttcatttatttccctgtttcctttcatcactgggctatttttccttgttggatccctatggcttatagcatcctgcttttcatcaaGGATTCTAACTTAgctattacagtaataataataattataattttgtttgttCTCATCAAAATATATTGGTTAGTTGAAATGGCCTTTTATTTGTAGGGTGCCACAATTATTTTCTAACTAAGCCTCTTTTCATTTACATAATTCTAAACTTTTTCTCCTTATAAACTATCAATGTTGGCACTTGCGAGCAAAAAGTTTGTATCTATGAAATGAAATATTCCCCAAAATATGTTGATATTTTCACttaatatacagtaatacctcaggatgcaaaattaattcattccagaGTGGCTTTGGTAACATGATTTTTTCGTataatgaaatagaatgaaatCGAGCCAAATTCATATGAATTATTCAATTTACGCAACCTAACGGCGAGTATTTAGTTTCGTATTTGGAGTATTTTTTCGTAATGGGCGAAAAAATCTTCGTCTGTCGTTTCGTATGAAGagtttttcgtatacagaaactcTTGTATcatgaggtattactgtactgtactttttaCTTACAAGAAGAGTTGTAAGTGGGAAACTCGACTATTCCATGTTCTTAGTAATGCAGTAATAATATTCCCcatttttattttcagaatttCTTAGACAAAAACAAGAACGGAGGTATGCACCACATTTGCATAGAGGTAAATGATATTAAAGCTGCCATGGAGGACCTGAAAGCTCAGAACATCCGCTGTTTAAGCAAAGAGCCCAGGATAGGTGCTCATGGGAAACCTGTCGTATTTTTGCACCCTAAAGATTGTGCTGGTGTCTTGGTAGAATTAGAAGAGGCATAGTACATTACATTTCCTTTTTAGGAATCATAGaattttctctttagttttgtaTAGATCTTTTGGGATTTAAGAGTAATTTGGGTGGTTTGGAAATTTTCAGCTACTGTATTTAATTTATGTAGATTAACACTTGTAGATATGAGCAAATTTTAAACCAAGGAAACTAAATGATTTTGTCCTTAAGGTTATTTTGGTAATTCACAATAAATTTTGCGATATACAGTGCACTGTTTGGAGGATTTTTAATTAATCATTGCTTTTCAAAAAGGCATAAAAGTTAATGATTTCTGTAAAGTATTATCAAAGCACAATAGGACATCCGATCTTCTTGCTGTTAATTGGTTACCTTTGGAATCTGTTAAAAGTAACTGATAAGATTctccaaagaaaaattaaatatcattgacAATTGTAACTGATATATTTTTGacaaaagaaatttaaaataatgTATTTATGATTTTACGGCGAcagttaaaagatttattgtgtACATAAAATGTTGAGTAATTTCAGGTGTGATAGTAATCGATCAGCTTGCACACACCAATAGGACGAGTCTGAAATGGCTCCAAATGCCTAGCAAGCTTCCATTAACATAGAAGCTCTTTATTGAAATAGAGAATGGCACTATTAAGGTTATAATTTATGAGTCAACACTGATGAAGTTGTATAATAATGATGTAATAAAGAGCAGTTGAAAATTAAATCAAGTTTTATGTCACTTCAAGGTAGTATTGCAGCCTTTCCTAATGATAGATTTAAGACATGCAGGACTCCGCTTAAACAGATGTCTGGTACTAAGAAAGGTAATATTTCAGCACCTCAGGCTAATATAGATGGTGATGGTGTGAAGGTGAATATCACAGGAACTGGAGAATTTAGCACAAGTGGGACTGAGTGGCTTCATTATCCTGTTTCCAGGTGGCCGTCTGCAAatacaatacatactgtacatccTATCTTGGCACTATGGGTGCTGGTAAATTGGACAAAAACGAAATCTATAATTGTATTTCTTGGCTCATAAGTTGTCTGATATTTGCACAgtaggtagaagagattcttcttGTATTTGTtgtagaattagtaatgttacatTACATATTCTATTGGGTAAATGAGATTATTTTTCTATTGTGTGTACAAACTAATTTCTATAACTCATAGCTATGTGGTCATTTCAATGCAGTTCTTCAAATAATCATCTGGTTCCGAGTTTGTATTAAGCTATTGCATAGGCCTTGGTACTGATAGTGGTCTTAAAATTCTTAATGTACTGAAATCTCATGCTTCTGGTCTTGAAATTTTTGACTGGACTTGACTTAACTTTGGTGCAGCTTTTATCGGTATTAATTATGGTTGCTTTGTTTTAAAACCTGATCATATGAGATTTGGAGATTCATTTATTAGTAGTATTAATCTCTGTGTCCTCTCCTTTCTTGTTGTCTAATCTCGTTTGATATTTACCCCTTAGTGCAACAGTTCTTACCCAAGCTGTACCCTTGAGCTAAGGGCCTTTCCAGCCATAGTGCTCATCTATTTGGGTATCATTATTGCTAGTTACTAATAAATTCCTAAAGATAGTTGCCGATAGACTTTGTAGTGACTACAGGAATGTAATATTTGtctttctcagggtagtgttcttagcatTATACTTTTATGtattatactgtacatgcatatatggtTTGGCTTTGATCAGCTTGTTACTTACGGTAATGACGATCCTCTCTGTATGTCACTAATTTCATCACCATAATTGTCTGTGCATTAAGCATATTGAAAGTTTTCTTACACTGGTTATTATACCTGGTTTATTTTCAGATTTTCAAGAGTTTCTTGAAACTGACTGTGGATATCCCAAGAATGAAGTAGATTATAGTATGAGATATGTTAGAGGTTGATACCATCCACATGTACATGTACTTTATCCTTTAGTGGCCCCTGTATACTTCTTGTTTCGAAGTATTGTCTTTTAGTGTCCCTTGTATACTCCTTGTTTTGAAGAGCTTTGTCCACATGGCCATTGGTGGTGCTTgcaaatacagtatgtataattcCAAGTTACTTCATTTTAGTTAACACTTTCAGTTCTCTCAAGAGAATCCAGGTCATTATGTACTTTACTTTTATTTTGCCAAgagatgaataattaaaatttttttcaatattcatacCTGTGAAATTTGTTTCAGGGCTCTTTCCCAAGGTATGGTTTTACATGGTGAGCTAGATTTTGTCTCTGTCTTATCATTCTCTTAACATTTTGTA comes from Palaemon carinicauda isolate YSFRI2023 chromosome 3, ASM3689809v2, whole genome shotgun sequence and encodes:
- the LOC137638848 gene encoding ethylmalonyl-CoA/methylmalonyl-CoA epimerase-like, which encodes MQTLRFLTRGSLCLARFQAGFRFVSSSSCLLQEPSRVPPALWKLGNLNHVAIATPDLEKSTALYRDILGAEVSGVEALPEHGVYTVFVKLDNTKLELLHPLGENSPIQNFLDKNKNGGMHHICIEVNDIKAAMEDLKAQNIRCLSKEPRIGAHGKPVVFLHPKDCAGVLVELEEA